Proteins from a genomic interval of Musa acuminata AAA Group cultivar baxijiao chromosome BXJ1-9, Cavendish_Baxijiao_AAA, whole genome shotgun sequence:
- the LOC135593295 gene encoding uncharacterized protein LOC135593295 isoform X1, with protein sequence MNGPILMRYSPRIRSLKRPISGRGGNAELRTSRSATRVSLGLSFAVLVVQRYTQAKASDLFDQTPRFSSLPIQNASRTFTTG encoded by the exons ATGAACGGTCCGATCTTAATGAGATATTCGCCGAGGATTCGCAGCCTCAAAAGACCCATCTCGGGCCGAGGCGGCAACGCCGAGCTCCGGACGTCTCGATCGGCGACTAGGGTTTCTCTGG GACTTAGCTTTGCCGTTTTAGTGGTGCAAAGATATACCCAGGCAAAGGCATCAGATTTGTTCGATCAGACTCCCAG GTTTTCCTCTTTGCCAATTCAAAATGCAAGTCGTACTTTCACAACCGGCTGA